The following proteins are encoded in a genomic region of Magnetovibrio sp.:
- the gcvH gene encoding glycine cleavage system protein GcvH, whose protein sequence is MSIKYTNDHEWISVDGDTATVGVTDYALEQLGDLVFVEVPEAGRTVSKGDEAAVVESVKAASEVYAPVSGEVIEGNAAIADDPATVSGDPSANGWFFKIKLSDASELDGLMDEDAYKAYVDSLD, encoded by the coding sequence ATGAGCATCAAATACACCAACGACCACGAATGGATCAGCGTCGACGGCGACACCGCCACGGTTGGCGTCACCGATTACGCCCTTGAGCAACTGGGCGATTTGGTTTTCGTCGAAGTGCCTGAAGCGGGCCGCACCGTGTCCAAGGGTGACGAAGCCGCCGTGGTGGAATCGGTGAAGGCCGCGTCCGAAGTCTACGCACCGGTTTCGGGCGAAGTGATCGAGGGCAACGCCGCCATCGCCGACGACCCCGCGACCGTTTCCGGCGATCCGTCGGCAAACGGCTGGTTCTTCAAAATTAAACTGTCCGACGCATCCGAGCTGGACGGCCTGATGGACGAAGACGCTTACAAAGCTTACGTCGACAGCCTCGACTAA
- the gcvT gene encoding glycine cleavage system aminomethyltransferase GcvT, with amino-acid sequence MNDHNEQDLLTTPLDSLHRELGAKMVPFAGYAMPVQYPAGILKEHLHTRAGASLFDVSHMGQAFLMGEHAVEAFETLVPGDYQAMAEGKTRYTVLLNDQGGILDDLMATRIAGGLYLVVNAACKDQDFAHIEAGTKGKAELQILTDRALLALQGPKAGDVLAKLAPETAEMKFMNFREVEIGGIHCFVTRSGYTGEDGFEISVPSDQAEAFAKLLLDQPDVEPAGLGSRDSLRLEAGLCLYGHDITTATTPIEADIKWVVNKRRREEGGFPGADVILKQLENGTERLRVGILPEGRAPAREGTEIQDLDGNTIGTVTSGGFGPSVGGPIAMGYVKTAFAAEDTPVNLIVRGKPLAAKVVKMPFTSKSYKT; translated from the coding sequence ATGAACGACCACAACGAGCAAGACCTCCTCACCACGCCGCTGGATAGCCTGCACCGCGAACTCGGCGCGAAGATGGTGCCGTTCGCCGGTTACGCCATGCCGGTGCAATATCCCGCGGGCATCCTCAAGGAACACCTGCATACCCGCGCGGGGGCGTCGCTGTTCGACGTTTCGCACATGGGTCAGGCGTTTTTAATGGGCGAGCACGCCGTCGAAGCATTCGAAACCCTTGTGCCCGGCGACTACCAAGCCATGGCCGAGGGCAAAACCCGCTACACCGTGCTGCTCAACGATCAAGGCGGCATCTTGGACGATCTGATGGCGACGCGCATTGCCGGGGGTCTATATCTGGTGGTCAATGCCGCGTGCAAGGACCAAGACTTCGCCCACATTGAAGCGGGCACCAAGGGCAAGGCCGAGCTGCAAATCCTCACCGATCGCGCGTTGCTGGCTCTGCAGGGCCCCAAAGCCGGCGATGTGTTGGCCAAACTGGCCCCGGAAACGGCCGAGATGAAGTTCATGAACTTCCGCGAAGTCGAAATCGGCGGCATTCATTGCTTCGTCACCCGCTCGGGCTACACCGGCGAAGACGGCTTTGAAATTTCCGTGCCGTCCGATCAAGCCGAGGCGTTCGCCAAATTGCTGTTAGACCAACCCGATGTCGAGCCCGCCGGGCTCGGCTCACGCGACAGTCTGCGCCTGGAAGCGGGCCTGTGTCTGTACGGTCACGACATCACCACCGCCACCACGCCGATCGAAGCCGACATCAAATGGGTGGTCAACAAACGCCGCCGCGAAGAAGGCGGCTTTCCCGGCGCGGACGTGATCTTGAAGCAGTTGGAAAACGGCACCGAACGCTTGCGCGTCGGCATCCTGCCCGAAGGCCGCGCCCCGGCCCGCGAAGGCACCGAAATCCAAGATTTGGACGGTAACACCATCGGCACCGTGACCAGCGGCGGTTTCGGCCCTTCGGTCGGTGGCCCCATCGCCATGGGTTACGTGAAAACGGCGTTTGCCGCCGAGGACACCCCGGTGAACCTGATCGTGCGCGGCAAACCGCTGGCGGCCAAAGTCGTCAAAATGCCGTTTACGTCCAAAAGCTACAAAACCTAA